The DNA window AGCGGCTCACCGCGAGCCAGCAGCCGCTGTATTCGTATTTGAACACAATGTTGTGCGGCGATGCCAATGTGCAAGATGTGTTGCAGGAAACGAATCTCGATCTTTGGCAGAAGGCCGACCAATACGATCTCGACCGACCGTTCTTGCCGTGGGCATTTCGCTTTGCGTATTTCCGCGTGCTTGCCTACCGCAAGGTACAGGGCGCCTCGAAGATGGTGCTTTCCGACGATTTACTGAACCGGCTCGACGCAGCCTATCGCGCCAGTTCCGATCGTTCGAACGAGCGTTTAGCGGCACTGTCCAATTGCCTACAAAAACTGGCATCATCACAGCGGCAGTTGATCCATCTGCGCTATGAACGCGAGTATTCCGCCATCGAAATCGGCGAAAAGATCGGAGCCACCGCGGCACAAGTCGCCGCTCGACTCCACCGGCTCCGCCGGATGCTTTCCGATTGCATCGAGCGGCAAGTTCGACTCGAAGGAAATTAGCAGCAACGAAACACATCGCTTGGAATAGGTCGGACGGTCCACCATGGAACACGAATTCTCGGATAAGCT is part of the Pirellulales bacterium genome and encodes:
- a CDS encoding sigma-70 family RNA polymerase sigma factor; the encoded protein is MIEGNDIEDSDCHDKRTAFVERLTASQQPLYSYLNTMLCGDANVQDVLQETNLDLWQKADQYDLDRPFLPWAFRFAYFRVLAYRKVQGASKMVLSDDLLNRLDAAYRASSDRSNERLAALSNCLQKLASSQRQLIHLRYEREYSAIEIGEKIGATAAQVAARLHRLRRMLSDCIERQVRLEGN